One genomic region from Lysobacterales bacterium encodes:
- a CDS encoding glutaredoxin → MPRTVLDEAQIHPAIRDSVSGSHAALLKDVLSALAKSPVLVIGMAGNPFVRRARRALQRAGIEYRYLGYGSYLSQWRRRLALKMWSGWPTFPMVFVRGRLIGGATDLEALIASGELATLLAAPGAE, encoded by the coding sequence ATGCCGCGAACTGTCCTCGACGAAGCACAGATCCATCCCGCCATTCGGGACAGCGTTTCGGGCTCGCATGCTGCCCTGCTCAAGGATGTTCTGAGCGCTCTGGCGAAGTCGCCGGTGCTGGTGATCGGCATGGCGGGCAACCCCTTCGTGAGACGCGCCCGACGCGCTCTGCAGCGTGCCGGTATCGAGTATCGCTACCTCGGCTACGGCAGCTACCTGTCGCAGTGGCGTCGTCGTCTGGCGCTGAAGATGTGGTCGGGCTGGCCGACGTTCCCGATGGTCTTCGTGCGCGGTCGACTGATCGGCGGCGCTACCGATCTCGAGGCCTTGATTGCGAGCGGTGAGCTCGCCACCCTGCTGGCCGCGCCGGGAGCGGAGTAG
- the greB gene encoding transcription elongation factor GreB, which yields MSRWRPHAPGSTPLITREGFETLRTELNHLWREKRPEVVKALAAAAAEGDRSENAEYTYRKKQLGEIDRRVRYLSKRLQALKVAEGPPADPAAVFFGAWIELERVDSGEILRYRIVGPDETDAARSWISIDSPLARAALKKRADDEFDAELPGGRVRFAVLDVRYSSPD from the coding sequence ATGTCACGCTGGCGTCCACATGCCCCCGGCTCTACGCCCCTCATCACGCGCGAGGGCTTCGAGACCCTGCGCACGGAACTCAATCACCTGTGGCGCGAGAAGCGGCCTGAGGTCGTCAAGGCGCTGGCTGCCGCCGCAGCGGAGGGAGACCGCAGCGAGAACGCCGAGTACACCTACCGCAAGAAGCAGCTGGGCGAGATCGACCGACGCGTGCGCTATCTCAGCAAGCGTCTGCAGGCCCTCAAGGTCGCCGAAGGCCCACCCGCCGACCCTGCAGCGGTGTTTTTTGGGGCGTGGATCGAACTTGAACGCGTGGACAGCGGTGAGATCCTCCGCTATCGCATCGTTGGACCTGACGAAACGGACGCCGCCCGTTCGTGGATCAGCATCGACTCGCCGCTTGCCAGGGCAGCCCTGAAGAAACGCGCGGACGACGAATTCGACGCCGAGCTGCCCGGCGGCCGCGTGCGCTTCGCTGTGCTTGACGTGCGCTACAGCTCACCCGACTGA
- a CDS encoding putative Ig domain-containing protein has product MSLVLGFAARPARTSFAALLLAAATLMPSGPARAQHTSSECPPQTATVSSGGTVSINITDCASNVAFAGIGDIDGGSSGAGDFEDHGAATTRITPGPGSQWFLDYSHNGTTGIGSTDVFEITEATAAGTGDVRVTITINPSASPITVSPAALPTLTAGTAFSQTLTSAGGLAPYTYALQSGVLPAGVTLSSAGVLSGTPTQRGAYSFSVRSTDSTSPTAQFVDRGYTGSVQNPSLAISPATGTAIQSAPFSQTLAIAGGVAPHTCQLETGAFPAGITISSACVISGTTAAAPGNFPVTIRVTDASTGPGTYFEVESFTLTVSPPPSVSIAVTPASISEDGATNFTYTVTRSLNLSSPTLVNLTLSGTATSGGDYTGAPANITIPAGATTATFPIDPSVDGTVEADETVTFTVAAGTGYTVGVPASATGTILNDDVPSATISVSPANVAEDGAPNLVYTVTLNQASFSALSVGYTIGGTATNGTDYATIASPLVIPAGNTTGTITVNPTADATIETNETVVLTLNAGAGYTVGVPNSATGTILNDDLPNLVINDVTANEGNAGITNFTFTVSLSAPAGPGGVTFDIGTANGSATAGVDYVASSLTNQTIPAGSSTYTFTVLVNGDLLNEPSETFFVNVTNVVNAVVVDGQGVGTIVNDDPLPSLSINDVTVVEGNAGTVNAVFTVTLSAASGQTVQVNFATADGTATQPADYTNTSGTLTFTPGQTTRTITVPVIGETIPEANETFFVNLSGATNSTISDNQGLGTITNDDVPVTVSPGTLPGGTVAAAYSETITASGGAAPYSFAVSAGALPAGLTLSAGGILSGTPTAGGSFNFTVSATDSSGAPGPFAGTQAYTLVIAPPTLTLPATSLAGATLGAAYSAAISPASGGTAPYVYALTAGDLPNGLTLNAGTGAITGTPSALGTFNFSITATDSSTGTGPYTVTRAYSITVIDVPPVATNSTLTVAYNAAATNVPLALSGGAPTSVLLGTAPTRGTAVVTGTAITYQPNAGFAGSDSFTYTASNSGGTSAIATVSITVQDPVVTITPAGGFSATVSAPYTQTFTFNGGAQPWSGYQVTNLPTGLSITGSTANTVTVSGTPTQAGSFNLNVSATDSSTGNGPFSVGQAFALTVGGPTLTLDPAGANLSGTYNTAFSQAFAAAGGVGPYTYAVTAGALPAGLGLTGATVSGTPTASGSFTFTITATDTGSTGTGSPFTVNRAYTLAVAAPTIAVDPATLPAAAAASSYNETLSASGAVAPYTFAVSAGALPAGLNLSSAGVLSGTPTASGSFNFTVTASDANSQTGSRAYTLVVGAPTLTLQPATLPSGTGSAPYSAQLTASGGNAPYAFTVSAGALPPGVTLAADGALSGIPTAAGSFNFTAQVTDSTAGTAGTATRAYTIEVVAPTITIPTAVPPSWFFNRPFSLQLQGGGGAGPYSFALASGTLPPGITLSPTGLLSGTPNTTGSYTFVVTVTDANGFSGTRQISAGVFPPPVMVPTNSLGGLLGLILLMLGVGALALRGLGRSE; this is encoded by the coding sequence ATGTCACTCGTTCTCGGTTTCGCCGCGCGCCCTGCGCGTACTTCGTTCGCGGCGCTGCTTTTGGCAGCCGCCACGCTGATGCCATCAGGGCCTGCGCGCGCGCAGCACACCTCGTCCGAGTGTCCGCCGCAGACCGCGACGGTTTCCAGCGGTGGCACAGTGTCGATCAACATTACCGACTGCGCGTCCAACGTCGCGTTTGCCGGTATCGGCGATATCGATGGCGGCAGCTCCGGCGCCGGTGACTTCGAGGATCACGGCGCGGCCACCACCCGCATCACTCCCGGTCCAGGCAGTCAGTGGTTCCTCGACTACAGCCATAACGGCACCACGGGTATCGGCTCGACCGACGTCTTCGAGATCACCGAAGCCACCGCAGCGGGCACCGGCGACGTCCGAGTCACCATCACCATCAATCCCTCGGCCTCGCCGATCACGGTATCGCCAGCTGCGCTGCCGACGCTCACGGCCGGCACTGCGTTCTCGCAGACCCTGACCTCGGCCGGCGGACTTGCTCCCTACACCTATGCCTTGCAGAGCGGCGTGCTCCCGGCCGGCGTGACGCTTTCGAGCGCGGGTGTCTTGAGCGGTACGCCCACCCAGCGCGGCGCCTACAGCTTCAGCGTGCGTTCCACCGATTCGACTTCGCCGACCGCGCAATTCGTTGATCGCGGCTACACCGGCTCGGTGCAGAACCCGTCGCTTGCGATCAGTCCGGCGACTGGAACCGCCATCCAGAGCGCACCGTTCTCGCAGACGCTCGCGATCGCCGGCGGCGTCGCGCCGCACACCTGCCAGCTTGAGACGGGTGCGTTCCCGGCTGGAATCACCATCTCCTCCGCCTGCGTCATCAGCGGCACCACCGCGGCCGCCCCGGGCAACTTCCCGGTCACCATCCGCGTCACGGATGCCAGCACCGGCCCCGGCACCTACTTCGAAGTCGAGAGCTTCACCCTCACCGTCAGCCCGCCGCCGAGCGTCAGCATCGCGGTGACGCCGGCCTCGATCAGCGAAGACGGCGCGACCAACTTCACCTACACGGTCACCCGCAGCCTGAACCTCTCTTCGCCGACGTTGGTGAATCTGACCCTTTCCGGCACCGCGACCTCCGGCGGCGACTACACCGGCGCGCCCGCGAACATCACGATCCCCGCCGGCGCGACCACGGCCACCTTCCCCATCGATCCGTCTGTCGACGGCACCGTCGAAGCGGATGAAACCGTGACCTTCACAGTTGCGGCCGGCACCGGCTACACCGTCGGCGTGCCCGCCAGCGCCACTGGCACCATCCTCAACGATGACGTGCCGAGCGCGACCATCAGCGTCTCGCCGGCGAACGTCGCGGAAGACGGCGCGCCCAACCTCGTCTACACGGTCACCCTGAACCAGGCCTCGTTCTCGGCCCTCTCGGTCGGCTACACCATCGGCGGCACGGCCACCAACGGCACCGACTACGCGACGATCGCCTCGCCGCTCGTGATCCCAGCCGGCAACACTACCGGCACGATCACGGTCAACCCGACGGCTGACGCCACCATCGAAACCAACGAGACGGTGGTGCTGACTCTGAATGCAGGCGCGGGCTACACCGTCGGCGTGCCCAACAGCGCCACTGGCACGATCCTCAACGACGACCTGCCGAATCTGGTCATCAACGACGTCACGGCGAATGAGGGCAATGCCGGCATCACCAACTTCACGTTCACGGTCAGCCTCAGCGCACCGGCCGGCCCGGGCGGAGTGACCTTCGACATCGGCACCGCAAACGGCAGCGCCACCGCCGGCGTGGACTACGTGGCCAGCAGCCTGACCAACCAGACCATCCCGGCGGGTAGCAGCACCTACACCTTCACCGTGCTGGTCAATGGCGACCTGCTGAATGAGCCCAGCGAGACCTTCTTCGTCAACGTGACCAACGTGGTGAATGCCGTGGTGGTGGACGGGCAGGGTGTGGGCACGATCGTCAACGACGATCCGCTGCCAAGCCTGTCGATCAATGACGTGACTGTGGTCGAAGGCAATGCCGGCACCGTCAACGCGGTGTTCACCGTGACCCTGAGCGCAGCCAGCGGGCAGACCGTGCAGGTCAACTTCGCCACGGCCGACGGCACTGCGACCCAGCCAGCGGATTACACCAATACCAGCGGCACGCTGACCTTCACCCCTGGCCAGACCACCCGCACAATCACCGTGCCGGTGATCGGCGAGACCATCCCTGAGGCGAACGAGACCTTCTTCGTCAACCTGAGCGGTGCCACCAATTCGACGATCAGCGACAACCAGGGCTTGGGCACCATCACCAATGACGACGTGCCGGTGACGGTCAGCCCTGGCACGCTGCCTGGCGGAACGGTGGCTGCGGCCTACAGCGAGACCATCACGGCCAGCGGCGGCGCCGCGCCCTACAGCTTTGCGGTTTCTGCGGGCGCGTTGCCGGCCGGTCTGACCCTGAGCGCGGGCGGCATCCTAAGCGGCACGCCGACGGCGGGCGGCAGCTTCAACTTCACCGTCAGCGCGACCGACAGCAGCGGCGCGCCGGGGCCGTTCGCGGGTACTCAGGCCTACACTCTTGTCATTGCGCCGCCGACCCTCACCCTGCCCGCGACTTCGCTGGCGGGGGCCACCCTCGGCGCCGCCTATTCGGCCGCGATCAGCCCGGCTTCGGGTGGTACGGCGCCCTACGTGTACGCACTCACAGCTGGCGATCTGCCGAACGGCCTGACCTTGAACGCGGGGACCGGTGCCATCACGGGAACGCCCAGCGCCCTCGGCACTTTCAACTTCAGCATCACGGCGACCGACAGCAGCACCGGCACCGGCCCGTACACCGTGACGCGGGCGTACTCGATCACGGTGATCGATGTCCCGCCGGTTGCGACCAACTCGACGCTGACGGTGGCCTACAACGCGGCGGCGACCAATGTGCCTCTGGCCTTGAGTGGTGGTGCGCCCACCTCCGTGCTGCTCGGCACGGCACCGACTCGTGGTACCGCGGTCGTCACCGGTACGGCCATCACCTATCAGCCGAACGCGGGCTTCGCGGGTTCGGACAGCTTCACCTACACCGCGTCCAACTCGGGTGGCACCTCGGCGATCGCCACGGTCAGCATCACCGTGCAGGACCCGGTGGTGACGATCACCCCAGCTGGCGGCTTCAGCGCGACGGTGTCCGCGCCCTACACCCAGACCTTCACCTTCAACGGTGGCGCGCAGCCCTGGAGCGGCTATCAGGTCACCAACCTGCCGACGGGCCTTTCGATCACGGGGTCAACGGCCAACACCGTCACCGTCTCGGGCACGCCGACACAGGCAGGCAGCTTCAACCTCAACGTGTCCGCGACCGACAGCAGCACGGGCAACGGTCCGTTCTCGGTGGGCCAGGCGTTTGCGCTCACCGTGGGCGGCCCGACGCTGACGCTGGATCCGGCTGGCGCAAACCTCAGCGGCACGTACAACACCGCGTTCTCGCAGGCGTTCGCTGCTGCGGGTGGCGTGGGCCCCTACACCTACGCGGTGACAGCGGGTGCGCTGCCGGCCGGCCTGGGCCTGACCGGAGCGACGGTCTCCGGCACGCCGACGGCATCGGGCAGCTTCACGTTCACCATCACCGCGACGGACACCGGCTCCACCGGCACTGGCAGCCCGTTCACTGTCAATCGTGCCTACACGCTGGCGGTGGCTGCGCCGACGATCGCGGTCGATCCGGCCACGCTGCCGGCGGCGGCCGCGGCCAGCAGCTACAACGAAACCCTGTCGGCCAGCGGCGCGGTGGCCCCGTACACCTTCGCCGTGTCGGCGGGTGCGCTGCCAGCAGGTCTGAACCTGTCCAGCGCCGGCGTGCTCTCGGGCACCCCGACCGCATCGGGCAGCTTCAACTTCACTGTGACCGCCAGCGATGCCAACAGCCAGACCGGCAGCCGTGCCTACACCCTGGTCGTGGGCGCGCCGACGCTGACGCTGCAACCCGCCACGCTGCCCTCCGGCACCGGCAGCGCGCCCTACAGTGCGCAGCTGACGGCCAGCGGCGGTAATGCCCCGTACGCCTTCACGGTGTCAGCGGGCGCACTGCCGCCCGGCGTGACGCTTGCGGCAGACGGCGCGCTCTCGGGCATTCCCACCGCTGCGGGTAGCTTCAACTTCACGGCGCAGGTGACGGACAGCACCGCCGGCACCGCTGGCACCGCGACCCGCGCCTACACCATCGAAGTGGTGGCGCCGACCATCACCATCCCGACGGCCGTGCCGCCGAGCTGGTTCTTCAACCGACCGTTCAGCCTGCAGCTGCAGGGCGGTGGTGGTGCGGGTCCGTACAGCTTCGCCCTCGCTTCGGGCACCTTGCCGCCGGGCATCACGCTCAGCCCCACGGGCCTGCTCTCAGGGACTCCGAATACCACCGGCAGCTACACCTTCGTGGTGACGGTCACCGACGCCAACGGGTTCAGCGGCACGCGTCAGATTAGTGCCGGTGTGTTCCCGCCGCCGGTGATGGTGCCGACGAACAGCCTGGGTGGCTTGCTTGGCTTGATCCTGCTGATGCTCGGCGTCGGAGCTCTGGCCCTGCGCGGGCTGGGTCGCAGCGAGTGA
- a CDS encoding phage tail protein, giving the protein MSEFFIGQIMMAGFNFAPKFWALANGQLLPINQNQALFSLLGTQYGGNGTTNFALPDLRSRTPIGYASSVDPSWQPPSVQIGQASGVENVTLLSTNLPSHTHSVNASTSNGDNRGASGRLFATSTNAGSPPPNLYSASSGAVVPLNQQTVSPSGGNQPHPNLQPYSVINFCIALSGIFPSRN; this is encoded by the coding sequence ATGAGCGAGTTTTTCATCGGCCAGATCATGATGGCCGGCTTCAATTTCGCGCCAAAGTTCTGGGCGCTGGCCAACGGGCAGCTGCTGCCGATCAACCAGAACCAGGCCCTGTTCTCGCTGCTGGGAACCCAGTACGGCGGCAACGGCACCACCAACTTCGCCCTGCCGGATCTGCGCAGCCGCACACCGATCGGATACGCCTCGTCGGTAGACCCAAGCTGGCAGCCACCCTCCGTGCAGATCGGTCAGGCCTCGGGCGTCGAGAACGTGACCCTGCTGTCGACCAACCTGCCGTCGCACACGCATTCGGTCAATGCGTCGACGAGCAACGGCGACAACCGCGGCGCCTCGGGTCGCTTGTTCGCGACCAGCACGAACGCAGGCTCACCACCTCCGAATCTTTATTCCGCGAGTTCGGGCGCCGTGGTGCCGCTGAACCAGCAGACCGTTTCGCCATCTGGCGGCAACCAGCCGCACCCAAACCTCCAGCCCTACAGCGTGATCAATTTTTGTATTGCGCTGAGCGGGATCTTCCCCTCGCGCAACTGA
- a CDS encoding phage tail protein — protein sequence MSTPYIGEIRMFAFGTRGAPNNWQACDGSLLPISEYDALFALIGTTYGGDGQTTFAVPDLRGRLPMHQGQGPGLSNYVIGQRAGTETVTVLPTQMPAHTHTIVASGTAATSLTPGTTLLPAVVSGDNFYVSDVSTATPVAMAANSTSLAGGSQPHENCMPTLTVQYCIATFGIFPSQA from the coding sequence ATGAGCACGCCCTATATCGGCGAGATCCGCATGTTTGCTTTTGGCACCCGTGGTGCCCCGAACAACTGGCAGGCCTGCGACGGCAGTCTGCTGCCCATTTCAGAGTACGACGCTCTGTTCGCCCTGATTGGCACCACCTACGGCGGTGACGGCCAGACCACGTTTGCGGTGCCTGATCTGCGGGGTCGTTTGCCGATGCACCAGGGCCAGGGCCCTGGTCTCAGCAACTACGTCATCGGGCAGCGCGCAGGCACCGAGACGGTCACAGTGTTGCCCACCCAGATGCCTGCACACACGCACACGATCGTGGCATCCGGCACCGCCGCAACCTCGCTGACACCGGGCACTACGCTGCTTCCTGCAGTAGTCAGCGGCGACAACTTCTACGTTTCCGATGTCAGCACGGCGACGCCGGTGGCCATGGCGGCGAACTCGACCAGCCTCGCGGGCGGCAGCCAGCCGCACGAGAACTGCATGCCGACGCTGACGGTGCAGTACTGCATCGCCACTTTCGGCATTTTCCCAAGCCAAGCTTGA
- a CDS encoding phage tail protein — MTQPYIGEIQLFGFNFNPRGWAFANGATLPISQNTALFSLIGTIYGGNGQTTFQLPNFAGRAGCQQGNGPGLSPRTLGQTFGANTVTLTSNQIPQHNHGVNAYVPSTASAPVTNGGFSQPGISANRPFLAAAPNTTFAPTMLQPSQGGGQPHQNQQPYLGVNFCIALQGIYPSFP; from the coding sequence ATGACCCAACCCTACATCGGCGAGATCCAGTTGTTCGGCTTCAACTTCAACCCGCGTGGGTGGGCGTTCGCGAACGGCGCCACACTGCCGATCTCGCAGAACACCGCGCTGTTCTCATTGATCGGCACCATCTATGGTGGCAACGGCCAGACCACCTTCCAGCTGCCGAACTTCGCCGGTCGAGCGGGCTGTCAGCAGGGCAACGGCCCCGGGCTCTCACCACGGACGCTGGGGCAGACGTTTGGCGCCAACACCGTGACCCTCACCAGCAACCAGATCCCGCAGCACAACCATGGCGTGAATGCCTACGTGCCCTCGACTGCCAGCGCGCCGGTCACCAACGGTGGATTCTCCCAGCCCGGCATCTCCGCGAACCGGCCCTTCTTGGCAGCCGCGCCCAATACGACCTTTGCCCCGACGATGCTCCAGCCGAGCCAGGGGGGAGGCCAGCCGCATCAGAATCAGCAGCCCTACCTTGGCGTGAACTTCTGCATCGCGCTGCAGGGGATCTACCCCTCTTTCCCCTGA
- a CDS encoding GNAT family N-acetyltransferase, whose amino-acid sequence MLAPLSQSSGSQQGFTLRPLAPTDEAWLRELYASTRSTEMAAVPWPDAAKRSFLDQQFALQRKHFEQHYSEASFLAILAPETHSPIGRYYVLESGPEHLVVDIALFPRWQNQGIGSTLIRQSQTRAADSGAAMGLHVLKHNPSALRLYQRLGFVVVSDEGMHWRMRWRPSTASQAG is encoded by the coding sequence GTGCTGGCACCTCTCTCGCAGAGCAGCGGATCCCAGCAAGGCTTCACGCTTCGACCGCTGGCACCGACGGACGAGGCGTGGCTGCGCGAGCTCTACGCCTCGACCCGCAGCACGGAAATGGCGGCTGTCCCGTGGCCGGACGCCGCCAAGCGCAGCTTTCTGGACCAGCAGTTCGCGCTGCAACGCAAGCACTTCGAGCAGCACTACAGCGAAGCGAGTTTCCTCGCGATTCTCGCTCCAGAGACCCACAGCCCGATCGGTCGCTACTACGTTCTGGAAAGCGGTCCCGAACACCTAGTCGTCGACATCGCGCTGTTCCCGCGCTGGCAGAATCAGGGCATCGGCAGCACGCTGATCCGGCAAAGCCAAACTCGCGCGGCCGACAGCGGCGCCGCGATGGGTTTGCATGTGCTGAAACACAACCCGTCGGCGCTACGGCTTTACCAGCGCCTTGGCTTCGTAGTTGTCTCTGACGAAGGCATGCACTGGCGAATGCGCTGGCGACCAAGCACGGCCTCGCAAGCCGGCTAA
- a CDS encoding phosphotyrosine protein phosphatase yields the protein MNLLFVCTQNRLRSPTAEQVFADWPGVEAASAGLGKEAAVPISPELLEWADIVFVMEPVHRVRLAQRFKPHLKRARIVCLGIPDNFDFMQPELVELLKRKVSPFLP from the coding sequence GTGAACCTGCTCTTCGTCTGCACCCAGAACCGCTTGCGCAGCCCCACGGCGGAGCAGGTGTTCGCGGACTGGCCCGGCGTCGAGGCCGCGTCGGCGGGACTCGGCAAGGAGGCTGCCGTGCCTATCTCGCCCGAGCTGCTCGAATGGGCGGACATCGTGTTCGTCATGGAGCCTGTGCACAGGGTGCGGCTGGCCCAGCGCTTCAAGCCGCATCTGAAGCGCGCGCGCATCGTCTGTCTCGGCATTCCCGACAACTTCGACTTCATGCAGCCGGAACTGGTGGAACTGCTGAAGCGCAAGGTGTCTCCCTTTCTGCCCTAG
- a CDS encoding DUF3025 domain-containing protein, whose product MAKRRFEAPAREAVDREVFEHPAFAPYRFELDLLTVEHWPDTGTLNARACGLKHASSGRSLRFVEQSAELLSEGLHYETRIFERGEIPTRADNWHDLLNALVWMRFPELKSALNARQAADVAAVGASERTRGQCALTHFDEAGVLVRVSDAHTLALWDAHDWGALGARVQLDPEALEVQVFGHALLEHALYPQPLLVGKAIAVLAPPELSTSTLVRRVAQGIAAGELLSDPQELRPLPTALLPGWHPRSGEAEFLRSGECFRPLREGRVYPSAVPLDAEA is encoded by the coding sequence ATGGCCAAGCGTCGCTTCGAAGCACCCGCGCGCGAGGCCGTCGATCGGGAGGTGTTCGAGCATCCGGCGTTCGCGCCGTATCGCTTCGAGCTGGATCTTCTGACGGTTGAGCACTGGCCCGATACCGGGACGCTGAACGCCCGCGCCTGCGGCTTGAAGCACGCATCGAGCGGCCGCAGCCTGCGCTTTGTGGAGCAGTCCGCTGAACTGCTGAGTGAAGGCCTGCACTACGAGACTCGCATCTTCGAGCGCGGCGAGATCCCCACCCGCGCCGACAACTGGCACGACCTGCTGAACGCGCTGGTGTGGATGCGCTTTCCTGAGCTGAAGTCCGCGCTCAACGCCCGCCAGGCCGCCGACGTGGCAGCGGTCGGTGCCAGCGAGCGCACCCGCGGCCAGTGCGCGCTGACCCATTTCGATGAAGCCGGCGTGCTGGTGCGGGTGTCCGATGCGCACACGCTGGCGCTGTGGGACGCGCACGACTGGGGCGCGCTCGGCGCCCGCGTCCAGCTGGATCCTGAAGCGCTAGAGGTCCAGGTGTTCGGCCATGCGCTGCTGGAGCACGCGCTGTACCCGCAGCCGCTGTTGGTCGGCAAGGCCATCGCCGTGCTGGCGCCGCCCGAGCTCTCCACCAGCACGCTCGTGCGCCGCGTCGCCCAGGGCATTGCCGCAGGCGAGCTGCTGAGCGACCCGCAGGAGCTGCGCCCGCTGCCCACAGCGCTCTTGCCCGGCTGGCACCCGCGCAGCGGTGAAGCCGAGTTCCTGCGCTCGGGGGAGTGCTTCCGGCCGCTGCGCGAGGGCAGGGTGTATCCCTCTGCCGTGCCCCTGGATGCCGAGGCTTGA
- the rimO gene encoding 30S ribosomal protein S12 methylthiotransferase RimO has product MSSSAPKVGFVSLGCPKALVDSERILTQLKVEGYEIVPTYDEADVVVVNTCGFIDSAVDESLDAIGEAISQNGRVIVTGCLGKRPETIREAHPEVLAISGPQDYASVMNAVHEVVAPQHNPYIDLLPDYGLKLTPKHFAYLKISEGCNHRCSFCIIPSMRGDLVSRPVDDVLREAEKLARGGVRELLVISQDTSAYGVDLKYAEREWRGKTYQTRMKALCEGLSELGIWTRLHYVYPYPHVDDVIPLMADGKLLPYLDIPFQHASPKILKAMRRPGAVDKTLERIQRWRETCPELAIRSTFIVGFPGETEDDFEELLDFLEEAQLDRVGAFAYSPVEGAAANALPGAVPEEVKQERLQRFMELQAEISEARLAAKVGTVQPVIIDHLEGELAIGRSRFDAPEIDGLVQIQDGEAMGVKPGDIVNVRILGSDEHDLFGLIGPGEDEFDD; this is encoded by the coding sequence ATGTCCAGCTCCGCCCCCAAAGTCGGTTTCGTCAGCCTCGGCTGCCCCAAGGCGCTGGTCGACTCCGAGCGCATCCTCACCCAGCTGAAGGTCGAGGGCTACGAGATCGTGCCGACGTATGACGAGGCCGACGTGGTGGTGGTCAACACCTGTGGCTTCATCGACTCGGCGGTGGATGAATCGCTGGATGCGATCGGCGAAGCGATCAGCCAGAACGGCCGGGTGATCGTCACCGGCTGCCTGGGCAAGCGGCCCGAGACCATTCGCGAGGCGCACCCGGAGGTGCTGGCGATCAGCGGCCCTCAGGACTACGCCAGCGTGATGAACGCCGTGCACGAGGTGGTGGCGCCGCAGCACAACCCCTACATCGACCTGCTTCCGGACTACGGGCTGAAGCTCACGCCGAAGCACTTCGCGTACCTCAAGATTTCTGAAGGCTGCAACCACCGCTGCAGCTTCTGCATCATCCCCAGCATGCGCGGCGATCTGGTCAGTCGCCCCGTCGACGACGTGCTGCGCGAGGCCGAGAAGCTCGCTCGCGGCGGCGTCCGCGAGCTGCTGGTGATCTCGCAGGATACCTCGGCCTACGGTGTCGACCTCAAGTACGCCGAGCGCGAGTGGCGCGGCAAGACCTATCAGACCCGCATGAAGGCCCTGTGCGAGGGCCTGTCCGAGCTCGGCATCTGGACGCGTCTGCACTACGTGTATCCGTACCCGCACGTCGACGACGTCATCCCGCTGATGGCGGACGGCAAGCTGCTGCCGTATCTGGATATTCCCTTCCAGCACGCGAGCCCGAAGATCCTGAAAGCCATGCGCCGTCCGGGCGCGGTCGACAAGACGCTTGAGCGCATCCAGCGCTGGCGCGAGACCTGCCCTGAGCTGGCGATCCGCAGCACCTTCATCGTCGGCTTCCCTGGCGAAACCGAAGACGATTTCGAAGAGCTGCTGGATTTCCTCGAAGAAGCCCAGCTCGACCGCGTCGGCGCGTTCGCCTATTCGCCGGTCGAGGGTGCGGCGGCCAATGCGCTGCCGGGCGCGGTGCCGGAGGAAGTGAAGCAGGAGCGCCTGCAGCGGTTCATGGAGCTGCAGGCCGAGATCAGCGAGGCCAGGCTGGCGGCCAAAGTCGGTACGGTGCAGCCGGTGATCATCGACCACCTCGAAGGCGAGCTTGCGATCGGCCGCTCGCGCTTCGATGCGCCCGAGATCGACGGCCTGGTGCAGATCCAGGACGGCGAGGCCATGGGCGTGAAGCCCGGCGACATCGTCAACGTGCGCATCCTCGGCAGCGACGAGCATGATCTGTTTGGTCTGATCGGCCCGGGCGAGGACGAGTTCGACGACTGA